tttctctgtGTTCTATGTCACAGGTATTTTAGGAAACCTCCTCATTGTGCTCACAGTGATCTCTGACTCCCATTTACACTCCCCTATGTACTTCCTGCTGGCCAACATCTCTTTTATTGACATGTGGGTTTCCTCCGTTGCAGCTCCCAAGATGATTTCTGATCTTTTCAAGGAGAGAAAAGTAATCTCTTTCCAAGGCTGCATTGCTCAGATGTTCTTCATTCATGTTATTGGAGGAACTGAGATGGTTCTGCTCATTGCCATGGCCCTTGACCGTTATGTTGCTATATGCAGGCCTCTTCACTACCTAACCATCATGAACTTCAGAACTTGTATTTTACTCTTGGTGGTGGCCTGGACCATTGGGATCATCCACTCACTGATCCAACTTGTGTTTGTTGTAAACCTGCCACTCTGTGGCCCCAACGAACTGGACAGCTTTTACTGTGATCTTCCTCGATTTATTAGGCTTGCCTGTACAGACACTTATAGATTGGAGCTCATGGTCACTGCCAATAGTGGTTTCATCTCTCTGGggacttttttcattttggttatttcctATATCTTCACCTTGGTCATTGTTTGGCAACGTTCTTCAGGTGGCTTGTCCAAGGCCCTCTCTACTCTGTCAGCTCACATCACAGTGGTAGTCTTGTTTTTTGGTCCATGTATTTTTGTGTACTCATGGCCATTTCCCACAGTGCCAGTGGATAAGTTCCTTGCCATTTTTGATGTAATTATTACCCCATTTCTGAACCCTGCCATCTATACTTTTAGGAGTAAAGAGGTGAAAGTGGCAATGAGGAGAATATTCAGTCAGGTGTCGAGTTTCAGGAAGATGTTTTAAGTAATTTTGATATCAAGAAAGACAAGCATCTCTAACATTCCCTGACTGTACTACAGACATGAATCTGATGAAACACAGCACCATGGATATTCTACTTACTAGTTTAattaatttcagaatttcttaatgtattttctgCTCACAACCAAGGAGGATATGATGTGCTTTCTTATGCAATGTGATGGAATAAAAGTATTAATATATGACTATTTCCACATTTTCTTGTCCCTCCTTTATAAAAGAGATTCTGTACTGGCCTCTTATATCTCTTTTCCAGCTTTGTGTGCTGAGCAGAATCTTCCCTTATCATATTGAGTTTTGGGGTTTGTaatgcagaatctgaagaaaagtgctttggaaatttgacaaaattgaaaTTATTAGGGATagcgtttttcttttttttcttttgaggtccTATAGTGATATGTGTGGGAGTAGCTGTAGTGTGTGaaacaaatagataaaagacaaaaagaggatTTTAAAGAGATACTGTTGTCTAtctcttacctttttttaatttaatttttttttactttttaaaatacctcctttttcagagaaagaagaccatttaagtttttaaaaatgtttgtttatttatttttgagagagagagagagagagagagagagaaaacatgagcaggggagggagagagagacacacacagaatccaaagtaggctccaggctctgagctctcagtggggcttgaacccatgaactgtgagatcatgagccaagccgaagtcaaacacctaagcaactgagccacccaggtgcccctcttatcttttttttttttaatatttatgtatttattttgagaaagagagagagagcacgtatgaatgggagagggggagagaaagggagagagcactgtcagtgaggagccaatgtgggacttgaactcgagatcatgacctgagctgaaaatcgagagtctgatgcttaacccactgagccacccaggtgcccctatctctTACCTTTCAAAATATACTGCCCttcattaaatgaaaacaaagagctaaagctattttgaattatttttgtgttttttagaaATCTTATCAGCCTGAAATTGGATCACTAGATTATGGCTTCTTAGGCTTTTCAACCAGTGCACGTGGCAACTATGAACTAAGCCTTATAATTACTTCAGTTCTTTCAAAAACTGTGTTCCTGTATGTTAGGAGATTTAAATGATGGGGGCCAGATAATGGACAAAGACAATGACCTATTTAATAATTCTGTCCTGAGTAGCGCTAATTCTTGCCCTAATTATACTGAAATCATCAGTGATTCCTCAGAGTTAGgtaaactcttttctttttcagtgacaTGGTTACAAGCACACACTCTTGAGCCAGACTGCCTGACTTCAAAACTTAGCTTTGCTTTTTACTAATATACAAATTGCTTTAGCTCTTTATGTCTAAattctgtcatctgtaaaatagaggttAAGTTGAACCCTCTGAgatttctgatcttttttttgaCCTACCAAAATGGCAGATCCTTATGGCTAAAGGTATCTTCCTCATAAGTTATAAAGATTGaacaaattaatatttgtaaagtgctttaaACAATTCTTGGTCTATAATGTTATATATGTGCCTATtcaataaaaggaattaaaacattaaaaccacTTCTCAGTTTTGATGACCTTCTTTCATGCTGTccagaaattatttcctttcctccattCATCAGACTTTGGTCAAGAAGGTACTCTTTTCCTGGgctgtctggctggctcagtcgtggagcatgcaactgttggtcttggggttgtaagcTCGAGCCCCATtctaggtgtagagattacttaaaaaaaaaaaaagaatgtactcTTTTCCTAACAAGGctcttttaaatgataaaattccTTGATATTTCAACATGCCACAATTCAATTTACTTTCTACACTTCCTTTTAGATTCAAATTGCCTTCTTAAGAGCTATGCAATAGTTCTATGAAGCTTGTTTTGGTTATCTGTGGTGCTTTTTAATGTGCCAGAAGAAGTTACCAAGCTGACTAGGTTatgaaaaaattacatgaataGAAATGTAATTAATCAAAAAAGgtattgaatacttactatgttCGAAATCCCATGCTAGAAACTGTAGAAAATTGTGTTAGGAGTATGCAACCTAATGGTAGAGAGGGATGATCCATCTCTGAGGCAAAAAATTATGGTGAGAAAGTAAGTGGTGTGGTAGGGTGGGCAGACTCAACAAAAGGGTTTGAGTAGAGGGAATTCGTGAATTTGTGAATGTTATGgatggggctagatcccatgttGACTAGTCTTCTGAGGTAAGTGCATGCCCTGGGAAGAAGAGAAGCTCATGGAAAGCTCTGGACACTTTGGGCAGGTTGACACCACAGCATGATGGGGGATGGATACCTACTCCACTTCACTGCCTAACCAGGATTGGTAAAACCTGACAAGATTTGGTTTTGCCAACTTCATTGATCCGTTTTTGCTCTTCTTAGCCATTTTGGACTTTCTGTTGTTTGAATACACCAAGGTCGTGGTCTGAGATGTGTACACTGGCCTTTTCTTCCACTTGCAGAGAGCTTTGCTTGGGTATAggcagggctggctccttctcatcaTTCAAGTTTCAGCCTGAGTGTCAACCCCAAGAGAAGACTTCCTATCTAAAGTTCCCTCTTGCCTTTCTACTCTGGTCATTCTCTATTAAATGCGTTGTTGAACATCTCCATTTGAATGATtgctttctattgttttattaattattttttgtttcttaaaaaattttttttgggagacagtgcatgcacacaagtggggaaggggtagagggagaaagaatcttgagCTCAGGGCCCAGCGCTGAGCCCTATGTAGAGCTTGATGAGGGGCTGCATCTCAcgactgtgaaatcataacctgagtcaaaatcaagagttggacacttaattgattgagccactcaggtgccccaattattatttgtttctgtcCACAGGGAAGGAAGGtccataaaacagaaaacatggtGTTTTGATCTTTGTACCTGGACGGATTCCTGGCCTACAGTGGgaagtaaataattatttgtttctgcCCAAAGAGCAAATGGTAAAtaaaagctgagagaaagagaaacaactgtttctttctaaattgggaatggaaagaaatgagagaaatctAGTAGATTTAGCACAAATGTTAAACTTATTCAGGATAATAAACTTGTGGAATCTAAAGTACATTT
This region of Lynx canadensis isolate LIC74 chromosome B3, mLynCan4.pri.v2, whole genome shotgun sequence genomic DNA includes:
- the LOC115517150 gene encoding olfactory receptor 4F3/4F16/4F29-like; this encodes MGGVNNSVVSEIVLVGLTNSLKMQLVLFLVFSVFYVTGILGNLLIVLTVISDSHLHSPMYFLLANISFIDMWVSSVAAPKMISDLFKERKVISFQGCIAQMFFIHVIGGTEMVLLIAMALDRYVAICRPLHYLTIMNFRTCILLLVVAWTIGIIHSLIQLVFVVNLPLCGPNELDSFYCDLPRFIRLACTDTYRLELMVTANSGFISLGTFFILVISYIFTLVIVWQRSSGGLSKALSTLSAHITVVVLFFGPCIFVYSWPFPTVPVDKFLAIFDVIITPFLNPAIYTFRSKEVKVAMRRIFSQVSSFRKMF